From the genome of Verrucomicrobiia bacterium, one region includes:
- a CDS encoding leucine-rich repeat domain-containing protein, whose translation MKTSIPTISTLLLFLALAPMTLPGQSEVLTYTNDNGVITITGYIGTPVNLVIPATINGDPVTSIGDSAFYQCYALNSLAIPDGVTSIGNFAFYQCDGLTNVVIPNSVTNIGDRAFYQCHGLKSVGLPDGLTSLGDFAFWNCTGLKSVLIPDSVTHIGSNAFASGQRLANVVIGNSVTSIGDRAFSNCAGLTNITVAALNPAYSSIDGVLFNKTQTSLVQFPSGRSGSYTLPDSVTSLEDGAFYNCAGLTNIIVTALNPTYSSIDGVLFNQAQTSLIQFPCGRGGSYTLPISVTNIGNSAFSWCTLLTDVMIPDSVTNIGDSAFLWCARLTEVTIPDGVTRLGNSAFYYCSSLTNVVIPNSVTKIGDWVFANTPLKDVVIPDSVTSIGDRTFYYCSSLTNAMIPNSVTNIGNYAFSGCSSLTDVVIPDSVTSLGDNAFFVCASLTNITVAALNPAYSSIDGALFNKAQTSLIQFPDGRGGSYTLPNSVTNIEDYAFYRCTSLTNLVIPSSVTSLGDYVFYYCSGLTSVTIPDGVTRLGDYAFYRCTSLTNVVIPDSVTNLGDYAFYYCSNLTSVAIPDGVTSLGDYTFYNCLNLTNVAIPDSVTSLGDYAFYNCSRLTSVTIPDNVTSLGIYAFYNCSRLTSAAIPDGVTRLGDYAFYNCTGLTNVLIPGSVTRLGDYAFANCGSLTSVTISDGVAGIGDYALYNCTGLTNVVIPNSVTSLGNYAFYGCTSLADLVIPGSVTRLGNYAFAYCPRLRSVVIPDGVTSIGIYAFDHCIGLTNVVIPNSVTIIGDSAFQSCSSLRSVVIPNSVTSVGDWAFYSCFNLTNVVIPNSVTNLGARAFYYCGNLARVTIGGGMASLGDLAFASCTRLTNITFLGNAPALGNGVFGGVPGKVYYYYGTSGWGATYGGRPTVMLNAPPPQISAANVGLQADDFGFTVTDSINHFFVIEASADLVNWQPLSTNILSNPATSFTFADPHWTNYPQRFYRVGAQINPPPP comes from the coding sequence ATGAAAACCTCAATCCCAACTATCTCCACGCTCCTGCTGTTCCTGGCTCTCGCGCCAATGACGCTGCCAGGGCAAAGCGAGGTGCTGACTTACACCAACGACAACGGCGTCATTACGATCACCGGCTACATCGGTACGCCGGTCAACCTCGTCATCCCTGCCACCATCAATGGTGATCCAGTGACGAGCATTGGCGATTCTGCGTTTTACCAGTGCTACGCTCTAAACAGCCTAGCAATTCCCGACGGCGTGACGAGCATTGGAAATTTTGCGTTTTACCAATGCGACGGCCTGACGAACGTGGTGATTCCCAACAGCGTGACGAACATTGGGGATCGTGCGTTTTACCAATGCCACGGGCTGAAGAGCGTGGGGCTTCCCGACGGCTTGACGAGCCTTGGGGATTTTGCGTTTTGGAACTGTACCGGCCTGAAGAGCGTGCTCATTCCCGACAGCGTGACGCATATTGGAAGTAATGCATTTGCCTCCGGCCAGCGCCTGGCGAATGTGGTGATCGGCAATAGCGTAACGAGCATTGGGGATCGTGCGTTTTCCAATTGCGCCGGCCTGACGAATATCACGGTGGCGGCGTTGAATCCGGCTTATAGCAGTATTGACGGGGTGTTGTTCAACAAAACGCAGACCTCCTTGGTTCAATTTCCCAGCGGGCGGAGCGGCAGTTATACCCTGCCCGACAGCGTGACAAGCCTTGAGGATGGTGCGTTTTACAACTGCGCTGGCCTGACGAACATCATCGTGACGGCGTTGAATCCGACTTATAGCAGTATTGACGGAGTGTTGTTCAACCAGGCGCAGACTTCCTTGATTCAATTTCCCTGCGGACGGGGTGGCAGTTATACCTTGCCCATCAGTGTGACGAACATCGGGAATTCTGCATTTTCGTGGTGCACCCTCCTGACGGACGTGATGATCCCCGATAGCGTGACGAACATTGGGGATTCCGCATTTTTGTGGTGTGCCCGTCTGACGGAGGTGACGATCCCCGATGGCGTGACGAGACTTGGAAATTCTGCGTTTTACTATTGTTCCAGCCTGACGAACGTGGTGATTCCGAACAGTGTGACGAAGATTGGGGATTGGGTGTTTGCCAACACCCCCCTGAAAGACGTGGTGATTCCTGACAGCGTGACGAGCATTGGAGATCGTACGTTTTACTATTGTTCCAGCCTGACGAACGCGATGATTCCGAACAGTGTGACGAACATTGGAAATTATGCGTTTTCCGGCTGCTCCAGCCTAACGGACGTGGTGATTCCCGACAGTGTGACGAGCCTTGGGGATAATGCATTTTTCGTCTGCGCCAGTCTGACGAATATCACGGTGGCGGCGTTGAACCCGGCTTATAGCAGCATTGACGGCGCATTGTTCAACAAGGCGCAGACCTCTTTGATTCAATTTCCCGACGGGCGGGGCGGCAGTTATACCTTGCCCAACAGTGTGACGAATATCGAGGATTATGCGTTTTACCGCTGCACCAGTCTGACGAACTTAGTGATTCCCAGCAGTGTGACGAGTCTCGGCGATTATGTGTTTTACTATTGCTCCGGCCTGACAAGTGTGACGATTCCCGACGGCGTGACGCGCCTCGGGGATTATGCGTTTTACCGCTGCACCAGTCTGACGAACGTGGTAATTCCCGACAGTGTCACCAACCTTGGGGATTATGCGTTTTACTATTGTTCGAACCTGACGAGTGTGGCGATTCCCGACGGCGTGACGAGTCTTGGGGATTATACGTTCTACAACTGCCTCAACCTGACGAACGTGGCGATTCCCGACAGTGTGACGAGTCTTGGAGATTATGCGTTTTACAACTGCTCCCGTCTGACGAGTGTGACGATTCCCGACAATGTCACGAGCCTTGGGATTTATGCCTTCTACAACTGCTCCCGCCTGACAAGTGCGGCGATTCCGGACGGCGTGACGCGCCTTGGAGATTACGCATTCTACAACTGCACCGGCCTGACGAACGTGCTGATTCCCGGCAGTGTAACGCGCCTTGGGGATTATGCTTTTGCCAACTGCGGCAGCCTGACGAGTGTGACGATCTCCGACGGCGTGGCGGGCATTGGGGATTACGCGCTTTACAACTGCACCGGTCTGACGAACGTAGTGATTCCCAACAGTGTGACAAGCCTTGGGAATTATGCGTTTTACGGCTGCACCAGTCTGGCGGACCTGGTGATTCCCGGCAGTGTGACGCGCCTTGGAAATTATGCGTTTGCCTACTGCCCCCGTCTGAGGAGTGTGGTGATTCCCGACGGCGTAACGAGCATTGGGATTTATGCGTTTGACCACTGCATCGGCCTGACGAATGTGGTGATTCCCAATAGCGTAACGATCATTGGAGACTCTGCGTTTCAGAGCTGCTCTAGCCTGAGGAGCGTAGTGATTCCCAACAGCGTGACGAGCGTCGGGGATTGGGCGTTTTATAGCTGCTTCAACCTGACGAATGTGGTGATTCCCAACAGCGTGACGAACCTTGGAGCTCGTGCGTTTTATTACTGCGGTAACTTGGCGAGGGTGACGATTGGTGGCGGCATGGCGAGCCTTGGGGATTTAGCGTTTGCCAGCTGCACCCGCCTGACGAACATCACCTTTCTGGGAAACGCGCCAGCATTGGGCAATGGCGTGTTCGGTGGTGTCCCCGGCAAAGTTTATTATTATTACGGCACGAGCGGTTGGGGCGCGACCTATGGCGGCCGCCCCACGGTCATGCTCAACGCACCCCCGCCACAAATCAGCGCGGCCAACGTTGGCCTGCAAGCCGACGATTTCGGCTTCACCGTCACGGACAGCATCAATCATTTCTTTGTGATCGAGGCCAGCGCCGATCTGGTCAACTGGCAGCCCCTCTCGACCAATATCCTGTCCAACCCCGCCACCAGTTTCACTTTCGCCGATCCGCACTGGACAAATTACCCGCAACGCTTCTATCGCGTCGGCGCGCAGATCAATCCACCTCCGCCTTAA
- the mutS gene encoding DNA mismatch repair protein MutS, which translates to MSATAQLTPMMAQYRRIKGELPRDALLLFRLGDFYEMFFEDAKTGAQLLNLALTSRHGVPMCGLPYHAANNYIGRLLKAGRKVAICEQTEEPKPGKLVNRQVTQILSPGTHFDERMLTAERNNFLAAVTQRGANFGLAVIDLTTGDFLTTELESETALFGELDRLRPAEIVHPLEATALRDQLCGATPRRNEVAATPPSLPHSGVEATPPPFGDGAASARPWTVSAYDDWTFAPETAEFTVRDHFKVAALDGFGLKNHPAAIGAAGGALHYLIHNLRRDVRHLTRISFYQRADYLVLDQLTLRHLEILEPLQRDAPSQSCLYGALNKTITPMGARRLRNWLSQPLATAASIWQRQDTVARFIENAPHLEVFRAQLGHVRDLERTVGRLSTGSGNARDLVVLRQALEQIPTLKQTLTAFAARREDRLKLSETTASGTAPAGLLEQLATQLSEAPELVELIRRAIVDEPPLALKEGGMIRDGFSAELDELRHAQRSGKDWLAKLQQDESERTGIASLKVRFNSVFGYFIEVTKSNLDKVPPHYLRKQTIANGERFITPELKEMEGKILGAEERGVKLEYELFQHLRESVLQQLAMIQQTAVALAQLDVLAAFAEIARLHDYCRPEISDCGRLEITEGRHPVLEQSWMEERFVPNDTTLTSADAPAPDETSARAPAAPARENPSPEIPQIALITGPNMAGKSTYIRQVALLTLLAHTGSFIPAKAARIDLVDRIFTRIGANDDLARGQSTFMVEMSETANILNHATSRSLVILDEIGRGTSTFDGLSLAWSIVEHLHNQIGAKTLFATHYHELTELAQRLPRLKNFNVAVREWHDAIVFLRKIVAGGTDKSYGIQVARLAGVPRPVVERAKEILANLEASELTPEGNVRRARRDHDRDKLKQLTPPPQLDLFG; encoded by the coding sequence ATGTCTGCCACCGCGCAACTCACCCCGATGATGGCGCAGTATCGCCGCATCAAAGGCGAACTGCCCCGGGACGCGTTGTTGCTGTTTCGGCTCGGTGATTTCTACGAGATGTTTTTTGAGGACGCCAAGACCGGCGCGCAGTTGCTGAATCTGGCGCTCACCTCCCGGCACGGCGTTCCCATGTGCGGCCTGCCCTATCATGCGGCCAACAATTACATCGGGCGGCTGCTCAAGGCGGGCCGTAAAGTCGCCATCTGCGAACAAACGGAAGAGCCTAAACCCGGCAAACTGGTGAACCGTCAGGTCACGCAAATCCTTTCGCCCGGCACGCATTTTGATGAACGCATGCTCACCGCCGAACGGAATAATTTTCTGGCCGCGGTGACGCAGCGCGGCGCGAACTTTGGCCTGGCGGTGATTGATCTGACCACCGGCGATTTCCTGACCACGGAACTGGAATCCGAAACCGCGCTGTTCGGCGAATTGGACCGGTTGCGCCCGGCGGAAATCGTGCATCCGCTGGAAGCCACGGCCCTGCGCGATCAACTCTGCGGAGCGACGCCTCGTCGCAATGAAGTGGCCGCGACGCCCCCGTCGCTCCCTCATTCCGGCGTCGAGGCGACGCCACCCCCCTTCGGCGATGGAGCGGCCTCGGCACGGCCCTGGACGGTCAGCGCTTACGACGATTGGACCTTCGCGCCAGAAACGGCGGAGTTCACCGTGCGCGATCATTTCAAGGTCGCCGCGCTGGACGGTTTCGGTCTGAAAAACCACCCGGCGGCCATCGGTGCGGCGGGGGGCGCGCTGCACTATCTGATCCATAACCTGCGGCGCGACGTGCGACATCTCACGCGGATTTCGTTCTATCAACGGGCGGATTATCTCGTGCTGGACCAGCTCACGCTGCGGCATCTGGAAATCCTCGAACCGCTGCAACGCGACGCCCCCAGCCAGTCCTGTCTTTACGGCGCGTTGAACAAAACCATCACCCCCATGGGCGCGCGCCGGCTTCGCAACTGGCTCTCGCAACCTCTGGCGACTGCGGCGTCCATCTGGCAGCGACAGGACACCGTCGCGCGGTTCATCGAAAACGCGCCGCACCTCGAGGTGTTCCGCGCGCAACTGGGCCACGTCCGCGATCTCGAACGCACCGTGGGCCGGCTCAGCACCGGCAGCGGCAACGCGCGCGATCTCGTGGTGTTGCGCCAGGCGCTGGAACAGATTCCAACGCTGAAACAAACACTCACGGCGTTTGCGGCGCGACGTGAAGACCGATTGAAACTTTCCGAGACGACAGCCAGCGGCACGGCCCCGGCGGGCTTGTTGGAACAACTGGCCACGCAGTTAAGCGAAGCTCCCGAGCTGGTCGAGTTGATCCGCCGCGCCATCGTGGATGAACCACCACTCGCGCTGAAAGAAGGCGGCATGATTCGGGATGGATTCAGCGCCGAGTTGGACGAACTGCGCCACGCCCAGCGCAGCGGCAAGGATTGGCTGGCCAAGCTGCAGCAGGACGAAAGCGAACGCACGGGCATCGCCTCGCTCAAGGTGCGATTCAATTCCGTTTTTGGTTATTTCATCGAGGTCACCAAATCCAATCTCGACAAAGTTCCGCCGCATTACCTCCGCAAGCAGACCATCGCCAACGGGGAACGTTTCATCACGCCGGAGTTGAAGGAGATGGAAGGCAAAATCCTCGGCGCCGAAGAACGCGGCGTGAAATTGGAATACGAACTGTTCCAACACCTGCGCGAGAGCGTGCTCCAGCAATTGGCCATGATTCAGCAAACAGCCGTCGCGTTGGCCCAACTGGACGTGCTCGCAGCCTTCGCGGAAATTGCGCGACTTCACGATTATTGCCGCCCTGAAATCAGCGACTGCGGTCGCCTGGAAATCACCGAAGGCCGTCATCCGGTGCTGGAGCAAAGCTGGATGGAAGAACGGTTCGTGCCAAACGACACGACCTTGACTTCGGCTGACGCGCCTGCGCCGGACGAAACTTCCGCCCGCGCGCCCGCGGCGCCGGCCCGCGAAAATCCAAGCCCGGAAATTCCACAGATCGCCCTGATCACCGGGCCTAACATGGCGGGTAAATCCACTTACATCCGGCAGGTGGCGCTGCTCACGCTGCTGGCGCACACGGGGAGTTTCATTCCCGCCAAAGCCGCGCGCATTGATCTGGTGGATCGCATTTTCACCCGCATCGGCGCCAACGACGACCTCGCGCGCGGCCAATCCACGTTCATGGTGGAAATGAGCGAGACGGCCAACATTCTCAACCACGCCACCTCGCGCAGCCTGGTCATTCTCGATGAGATTGGCCGCGGCACCAGCACCTTCGACGGCCTGTCGCTGGCCTGGAGCATCGTCGAGCATCTGCACAATCAAATCGGCGCCAAAACCCTCTTCGCCACGCATTACCACGAGTTGACGGAACTCGCGCAGCGGTTGCCACGTTTGAAAAATTTCAATGTCGCCGTGCGCGAGTGGCACGATGCGATTGTGTTCCTGCGCAAAATTGTCGCGGGCGGAACGGACAAGAGTTACGGCATCCAGGTCGCGCGACTGGCGGGCGTGCCCCGACCGGTGGTGGAACGCGCGAAAGAAATTCTCGCCAATCTCGAAGCCTCCGAACTGACTCCCGAAGGCAACGTGCGCCGCGCCCGCCGGGATCACGACCGCGATAAGCTCAAGCAGTTAACGCCCCCGCCCCAGTTGGATTTGTTCGGCTGA
- a CDS encoding biopolymer transporter ExbD — translation MRFYPRKRNSPPAIIIVALIDVLIVLLIFLMTTTTFRQQSAMKLALPESTQGEKADAHEAQPLVVSIKANGSLQLGATADALPVTMENLRGELITRVLKNPDLKLAINADKDAPFGQIVKVMDAAKDAKIKFVSAYTKSVPK, via the coding sequence ATGCGCTTCTACCCCCGCAAACGCAATTCGCCGCCCGCCATCATCATCGTGGCGCTGATTGACGTGTTGATCGTGCTGCTCATTTTTCTGATGACCACCACGACCTTCCGCCAACAGAGCGCGATGAAACTGGCGTTGCCCGAATCTACGCAGGGCGAAAAGGCGGACGCGCACGAAGCGCAGCCGTTGGTGGTGAGTATTAAGGCAAATGGCAGTCTGCAGCTCGGGGCCACTGCGGATGCGCTGCCGGTGACGATGGAGAATTTGCGCGGCGAACTGATCACGCGGGTTTTGAAAAATCCGGATTTGAAATTGGCCATCAACGCGGACAAGGACGCGCCGTTTGGGCAGATCGTGAAAGTGATGGACGCCGCCAAGGACGCGAAAATCAAATTCGTCAGCGCCTACACCAAGAGCGTTCCCAAGTAA
- a CDS encoding MotA/TolQ/ExbB proton channel family protein produces METIVYVLLLITSVVGLTFIVERGLALRWKKVVPPEIESAVANCQSRAETPRLRHACEKNPSSLGRLLLVLTQQLDWPREENEAALQTRARHEIVKLERGLVILEIIVGIAPLLGLVGTIVGMMDTFEDVGLSGLNDAAKLAHGISMILKATLIGLLIAIPALVAWSYYSKKVEMLAVEMETLCDELLHRLYRN; encoded by the coding sequence ATGGAAACGATCGTTTACGTTTTGCTGCTCATCACCTCGGTGGTCGGGCTGACGTTTATTGTGGAACGCGGTCTGGCCTTGCGCTGGAAAAAAGTCGTGCCGCCCGAGATCGAAAGCGCGGTGGCGAACTGCCAGTCGCGCGCCGAGACGCCCCGGTTACGGCACGCCTGTGAAAAGAATCCGTCGTCGCTCGGACGGCTGCTGCTGGTGTTGACGCAGCAACTTGACTGGCCGCGCGAGGAAAACGAGGCCGCGTTGCAGACGCGCGCCCGCCATGAAATCGTCAAACTGGAACGCGGCTTGGTGATTTTGGAAATCATTGTCGGCATCGCGCCGCTGCTCGGATTGGTCGGCACCATTGTCGGCATGATGGATACCTTCGAGGACGTGGGCCTGTCCGGCTTGAACGACGCCGCCAAACTGGCGCACGGCATCAGCATGATTTTGAAGGCGACGCTGATCGGTTTGTTGATCGCGATTCCCGCCCTGGTCGCGTGGAGTTATTATTCCAAAAAAGTCGAAATGCTTGCCGTCGAGATGGAAACCTTGTGCGACGAGCTGTTGCACCGTTTGTATCGGAATTGA